One Actinomycetes bacterium DNA window includes the following coding sequences:
- a CDS encoding MoaD/ThiS family protein, with amino-acid sequence MRVTLMRTEALSGRRVEEVAELADGTLAGELLDQHGIDSRTCVVVVNGAAVTRGAALRDGDQVRLYPVQAGG; translated from the coding sequence GTGCGGGTGACCCTGATGCGCACCGAGGCCCTCAGCGGACGGCGGGTCGAGGAAGTGGCTGAGCTCGCCGACGGAACTCTGGCCGGCGAGCTGCTGGACCAGCACGGGATCGACTCGCGCACCTGCGTCGTCGTGGTCAACGGTGCTGCGGTGACGCGTGGCGCGGCGCTTCGGGACGGCGACCAGGTTCGGCTCTACCCGGTCCAGGCTGGCGGCTGA